In Phalacrocorax aristotelis chromosome 6, bGulAri2.1, whole genome shotgun sequence, one DNA window encodes the following:
- the MRPL37 gene encoding large ribosomal subunit protein mL37, which translates to MAAAAAGPIALRRTGAAAARGRGVLTRSILICAAPPRHRGPLPRTPWTTRGPPPEELTRAVERRPVREQVELDTVTYAGRQHFVPGLARPRFPPWDRGWHDPWHSPGPRYEEMPLYKERGCFICHQRVRMVEGVRQAQWLTKTKLVQGLPPPVLGIIDNPAHRLEDHEEGIKRAISHARFWGTTEVAPKREHYCPVLFEDLIHLCRLMTVKYPSLTKRMLARNYKISATWERESFLLQVRGLNGILMNSMAPIPPVASKEEVLATEEHVLETFYPISPTIDLQEVNVYKELNDTGFRDGYPYSHPHTLFFLESANIRPNRFRPEQLRAKMLMFAFGNALAKAKVLYGNDPKVLEQPIVVQSIGTDGQLFQFMVFQLNTTDLVSSDGIKNLVWIDSDQNLYEKAQCVPEVKKRVITKPAGIYGFQPDTFKKFLALYLHGIV; encoded by the exons atggcggcggcggcggcggggccgatAGCGCTGAGGCGgacgggggcggcggcggcgcggggccgcggcgTCCTCACCCGCAGCATCCTTATCTGTGCGGCGCCGCCTCGTCACCGTGGGCCGTTGCCGCGCACGCCCTGGACCACCCGAGGGCCGCCGCCGGAGGAACTGACGCGGGCGGTGGAGCGGCGGCCGGTGCGGGAGCAGGTGGAGCTGGACACCGTCACGTATGCCGGGCGGCAGCATTTCGTGCCCGGCCTGGCCCGGCCGCGCTTCCCGCCCTGGGACCGCGGCTGGCACGACCCCTGGCACTCTCCGGGGCCGCGCTACGAGGAGATGCCGCTCTACAAGGAGCGCGGCTGCTTCATCTGCCACCAGCGCGTCCGCATGGTGGAAG gaGTTCGGCAAGCGCAGTGGCTCACCAAGACAAAGCTGGTGCAAGGCTTACCCCCGCCGGTGCTCGGCATCATTGACAACCCAGCTCACCGGCTTGAGGACCACGAGGAGGGGATAAAGCGTGCGATCTCGCATGCACGGTTCTGGGGCACGACAGAAGTTGCTCCCAAGAGAGAGCATTATTG CCCAGTACTGTTTGAAGACTTGATACATTTATGTCGGTTAATGACTGTGAAGTATCCTTCTCTGACTAAAAGAATGTTGGCTAGAAACTACAAGATATCAGCTACGTGGGAAAGAG AATCCTTTCTCCTTCAGGTCCGTGGCCTGAATGGAATACTTATGAACTCTATGGCCCCAATACCACCAGTAGCCTCCAAGGAAGAGGTACTGGCCACTGAAGAGCACGTCCTGGAGACCTTCTATCCCATCTCTCCTACAATTGATCTTCAAGAAGTGAATGTGTACAAAGAGCTCAACGATACAG GTTTTAGAGATGGTTATCCATACTCTCATCCTCACACTCTCTTCTTCCTGGAATCGGCCAACATTCGTCCTAACAGGTTCAGACCAGAACAACTTCGTGCTAAAATGCTGATGTTTGCTTTTGGCAATGCACTGGCAAAGGCTAAGGTGCTGTACGGG AATGATCCCAAGGTTTTGGAGCAGCCAATAGTGGTGCAAAGCATTGGCACAGATGGTCAGCTCTTCCAGTTCATGGTGTTCCAGTTAAATACAACGGACCTTGTCTCTAGTGATGGCATAAAAAATCTAGTCTGGATTGATTCTGATCAAAACCTGTACGAAAAAGCCCAGTGTGTTCCAGAAGTCAAGAAGAGAGTTATTACG
- the CYB5RL gene encoding NADH-cytochrome b5 reductase-like isoform X3 — translation MAGRRPATMSGNEDDWLALKPQEPSPSQCCGSGCKPCIYDVYEKELAQWERAKAKQDKSLLVKKKGQSNNSELNPDTFTAFNISSVEQLTEDTYQYKFELPGNSSLRLSLGQHIVLRGMVNGLEVQRAYTPISPGNAEGYFEVLMKCYEAGLMSQYIKTWKKGDKVFWRGPFGGFPYRPNKHGELLMLASGTGLTPMLPILHSITDDEEDETFVTLVACFRTFDKIYLKPLLQDLARYWNIRIFYVLSQETSLEKLPWSYQQNTYTGRLSEDLMKTIVNSCRRKPFVLICGSSAFIEDMGRYLKAAGIEENSCFVF, via the exons atGGCAGGCAGGCGTCCTGCG ACAATGAGTGGAAATGAGGACGACTGGCTAGCTCTCAAACCCCAGGAACCTTCTCCATCCCAGTGCTGCGGCAGCGGCTGCAAACCCTGCATCTATGATGTGTATGAGAAGGAGCTTGCACAATGGGAGAGggccaaagcaaagcaagacaaaagCCTCCTCGTGAAAAAGAAGGGGCAG AGCAATAATTCAGAACTGAATCCAGATACATTTACTGCATTCAACATAAGCTCTGTGGAGCAGCTAACAGAGGACACCTACCAGTACAAATTTGAATTACCAGGAAATAGCAGTCTGCGATTGAGTTTAGGACAACATATCGTGTTAAG AGGAATGGTGAATGGTTTGGAAGTCCAGCGAGCCTATACTCCAATTAGCCCAGGAAATGCAGAAGGCTACTTTGAAGTTTTAATGAAG tgCTATGAAGCTGGGCTAATGTCACAATAcataaaaacatggaaaaaaggaGACAAGGTCTTTTGGCGTGGGCCGTTTGGAGGGTTCCCATATCGACCTAATAAG CATGGAGAACTCCTGATGCTGGCATCTGGTACCGGCCTCACACCAATGCTTCCCATCCTCCACTCCATAACAGATGATGAAGAGGATGAAACCTTTGTAACTCTTGTTGCCTGCTTCCGTACATTTGACAAAATTTATCTGaaacctcttctccaggatCTGGCTCGGTACTGGAACATCAGAATATTTTATGTCCTAAGCCAG gaAACATCACTGGAAAAACTTCCTTGGAGCTATCAGCAAAACACATACACTGGTCGTCTCAGTGAAGACTTGATGAAGACAATTGTAAATTCCTGCCGAAGAAAGCCATTTGTATTAATCTGTGGCTCTTCTGCATTCATTGAAGATATGGGTAGATATTTGAAAGCTGCAGGAATTGAAGAAAAttcctgttttgtgttttag
- the CYB5RL gene encoding NADH-cytochrome b5 reductase-like isoform X5, with translation MEVVRGGAVGAMLVSPETMSGNEDDWLALKPQEPSPSQCCGSGCKPCIYDVYEKELAQWERAKAKQDKSLLVKKKGQSNNSELNPDTFTAFNISSVEQLTEDTYQYKFELPGNSSLRLSLGQHIVLRGMVNGLEVQRAYTPISPGNAEGYFEVLMKHGELLMLASGTGLTPMLPILHSITDDEEDETFVTLVACFRTFDKIYLKPLLQDLARYWNIRIFYVLSQETSLEKLPWSYQQNTYTGRLSEDLMKTIVNSCRRKPFVLICGSSAFIEDMGRYLKAAGIEENSCFVF, from the exons ATGGAGGTGGTACGGGGTGGGGCGGTGGGTGCCATGTTGGTGAGTCCGGAG ACAATGAGTGGAAATGAGGACGACTGGCTAGCTCTCAAACCCCAGGAACCTTCTCCATCCCAGTGCTGCGGCAGCGGCTGCAAACCCTGCATCTATGATGTGTATGAGAAGGAGCTTGCACAATGGGAGAGggccaaagcaaagcaagacaaaagCCTCCTCGTGAAAAAGAAGGGGCAG AGCAATAATTCAGAACTGAATCCAGATACATTTACTGCATTCAACATAAGCTCTGTGGAGCAGCTAACAGAGGACACCTACCAGTACAAATTTGAATTACCAGGAAATAGCAGTCTGCGATTGAGTTTAGGACAACATATCGTGTTAAG AGGAATGGTGAATGGTTTGGAAGTCCAGCGAGCCTATACTCCAATTAGCCCAGGAAATGCAGAAGGCTACTTTGAAGTTTTAATGAAG CATGGAGAACTCCTGATGCTGGCATCTGGTACCGGCCTCACACCAATGCTTCCCATCCTCCACTCCATAACAGATGATGAAGAGGATGAAACCTTTGTAACTCTTGTTGCCTGCTTCCGTACATTTGACAAAATTTATCTGaaacctcttctccaggatCTGGCTCGGTACTGGAACATCAGAATATTTTATGTCCTAAGCCAG gaAACATCACTGGAAAAACTTCCTTGGAGCTATCAGCAAAACACATACACTGGTCGTCTCAGTGAAGACTTGATGAAGACAATTGTAAATTCCTGCCGAAGAAAGCCATTTGTATTAATCTGTGGCTCTTCTGCATTCATTGAAGATATGGGTAGATATTTGAAAGCTGCAGGAATTGAAGAAAAttcctgttttgtgttttag
- the CYB5RL gene encoding NADH-cytochrome b5 reductase-like isoform X2 produces the protein MEVVRGGAVGAMLTMSGNEDDWLALKPQEPSPSQCCGSGCKPCIYDVYEKELAQWERAKAKQDKSLLVKKKGQSNNSELNPDTFTAFNISSVEQLTEDTYQYKFELPGNSSLRLSLGQHIVLRGMVNGLEVQRAYTPISPGNAEGYFEVLMKCYEAGLMSQYIKTWKKGDKVFWRGPFGGFPYRPNKHGELLMLASGTGLTPMLPILHSITDDEEDETFVTLVACFRTFDKIYLKPLLQDLARYWNIRIFYVLSQETSLEKLPWSYQQNTYTGRLSEDLMKTIVNSCRRKPFVLICGSSAFIEDMGRYLKAAGIEENSCFVF, from the exons ATGGAGGTGGTACGGGGTGGGGCGGTGGGTGCCATGTTG ACAATGAGTGGAAATGAGGACGACTGGCTAGCTCTCAAACCCCAGGAACCTTCTCCATCCCAGTGCTGCGGCAGCGGCTGCAAACCCTGCATCTATGATGTGTATGAGAAGGAGCTTGCACAATGGGAGAGggccaaagcaaagcaagacaaaagCCTCCTCGTGAAAAAGAAGGGGCAG AGCAATAATTCAGAACTGAATCCAGATACATTTACTGCATTCAACATAAGCTCTGTGGAGCAGCTAACAGAGGACACCTACCAGTACAAATTTGAATTACCAGGAAATAGCAGTCTGCGATTGAGTTTAGGACAACATATCGTGTTAAG AGGAATGGTGAATGGTTTGGAAGTCCAGCGAGCCTATACTCCAATTAGCCCAGGAAATGCAGAAGGCTACTTTGAAGTTTTAATGAAG tgCTATGAAGCTGGGCTAATGTCACAATAcataaaaacatggaaaaaaggaGACAAGGTCTTTTGGCGTGGGCCGTTTGGAGGGTTCCCATATCGACCTAATAAG CATGGAGAACTCCTGATGCTGGCATCTGGTACCGGCCTCACACCAATGCTTCCCATCCTCCACTCCATAACAGATGATGAAGAGGATGAAACCTTTGTAACTCTTGTTGCCTGCTTCCGTACATTTGACAAAATTTATCTGaaacctcttctccaggatCTGGCTCGGTACTGGAACATCAGAATATTTTATGTCCTAAGCCAG gaAACATCACTGGAAAAACTTCCTTGGAGCTATCAGCAAAACACATACACTGGTCGTCTCAGTGAAGACTTGATGAAGACAATTGTAAATTCCTGCCGAAGAAAGCCATTTGTATTAATCTGTGGCTCTTCTGCATTCATTGAAGATATGGGTAGATATTTGAAAGCTGCAGGAATTGAAGAAAAttcctgttttgtgttttag
- the CYB5RL gene encoding NADH-cytochrome b5 reductase-like isoform X6 yields MEVVRGGAVGAMLTMSGNEDDWLALKPQEPSPSQCCGSGCKPCIYDVYEKELAQWERAKAKQDKSLLVKKKGQSNNSELNPDTFTAFNISSVEQLTEDTYQYKFELPGNSSLRLSLGQHIVLRGMVNGLEVQRAYTPISPGNAEGYFEVLMKHGELLMLASGTGLTPMLPILHSITDDEEDETFVTLVACFRTFDKIYLKPLLQDLARYWNIRIFYVLSQETSLEKLPWSYQQNTYTGRLSEDLMKTIVNSCRRKPFVLICGSSAFIEDMGRYLKAAGIEENSCFVF; encoded by the exons ATGGAGGTGGTACGGGGTGGGGCGGTGGGTGCCATGTTG ACAATGAGTGGAAATGAGGACGACTGGCTAGCTCTCAAACCCCAGGAACCTTCTCCATCCCAGTGCTGCGGCAGCGGCTGCAAACCCTGCATCTATGATGTGTATGAGAAGGAGCTTGCACAATGGGAGAGggccaaagcaaagcaagacaaaagCCTCCTCGTGAAAAAGAAGGGGCAG AGCAATAATTCAGAACTGAATCCAGATACATTTACTGCATTCAACATAAGCTCTGTGGAGCAGCTAACAGAGGACACCTACCAGTACAAATTTGAATTACCAGGAAATAGCAGTCTGCGATTGAGTTTAGGACAACATATCGTGTTAAG AGGAATGGTGAATGGTTTGGAAGTCCAGCGAGCCTATACTCCAATTAGCCCAGGAAATGCAGAAGGCTACTTTGAAGTTTTAATGAAG CATGGAGAACTCCTGATGCTGGCATCTGGTACCGGCCTCACACCAATGCTTCCCATCCTCCACTCCATAACAGATGATGAAGAGGATGAAACCTTTGTAACTCTTGTTGCCTGCTTCCGTACATTTGACAAAATTTATCTGaaacctcttctccaggatCTGGCTCGGTACTGGAACATCAGAATATTTTATGTCCTAAGCCAG gaAACATCACTGGAAAAACTTCCTTGGAGCTATCAGCAAAACACATACACTGGTCGTCTCAGTGAAGACTTGATGAAGACAATTGTAAATTCCTGCCGAAGAAAGCCATTTGTATTAATCTGTGGCTCTTCTGCATTCATTGAAGATATGGGTAGATATTTGAAAGCTGCAGGAATTGAAGAAAAttcctgttttgtgttttag
- the CYB5RL gene encoding NADH-cytochrome b5 reductase-like isoform X7, whose translation MEVVRGGAVGAMLSNNSELNPDTFTAFNISSVEQLTEDTYQYKFELPGNSSLRLSLGQHIVLRGMVNGLEVQRAYTPISPGNAEGYFEVLMKCYEAGLMSQYIKTWKKGDKVFWRGPFGGFPYRPNKHGELLMLASGTGLTPMLPILHSITDDEEDETFVTLVACFRTFDKIYLKPLLQDLARYWNIRIFYVLSQETSLEKLPWSYQQNTYTGRLSEDLMKTIVNSCRRKPFVLICGSSAFIEDMGRYLKAAGIEENSCFVF comes from the exons ATGGAGGTGGTACGGGGTGGGGCGGTGGGTGCCATGTTG AGCAATAATTCAGAACTGAATCCAGATACATTTACTGCATTCAACATAAGCTCTGTGGAGCAGCTAACAGAGGACACCTACCAGTACAAATTTGAATTACCAGGAAATAGCAGTCTGCGATTGAGTTTAGGACAACATATCGTGTTAAG AGGAATGGTGAATGGTTTGGAAGTCCAGCGAGCCTATACTCCAATTAGCCCAGGAAATGCAGAAGGCTACTTTGAAGTTTTAATGAAG tgCTATGAAGCTGGGCTAATGTCACAATAcataaaaacatggaaaaaaggaGACAAGGTCTTTTGGCGTGGGCCGTTTGGAGGGTTCCCATATCGACCTAATAAG CATGGAGAACTCCTGATGCTGGCATCTGGTACCGGCCTCACACCAATGCTTCCCATCCTCCACTCCATAACAGATGATGAAGAGGATGAAACCTTTGTAACTCTTGTTGCCTGCTTCCGTACATTTGACAAAATTTATCTGaaacctcttctccaggatCTGGCTCGGTACTGGAACATCAGAATATTTTATGTCCTAAGCCAG gaAACATCACTGGAAAAACTTCCTTGGAGCTATCAGCAAAACACATACACTGGTCGTCTCAGTGAAGACTTGATGAAGACAATTGTAAATTCCTGCCGAAGAAAGCCATTTGTATTAATCTGTGGCTCTTCTGCATTCATTGAAGATATGGGTAGATATTTGAAAGCTGCAGGAATTGAAGAAAAttcctgttttgtgttttag
- the CYB5RL gene encoding NADH-cytochrome b5 reductase-like isoform X1, protein MEVVRGGAVGAMLVSPETMSGNEDDWLALKPQEPSPSQCCGSGCKPCIYDVYEKELAQWERAKAKQDKSLLVKKKGQSNNSELNPDTFTAFNISSVEQLTEDTYQYKFELPGNSSLRLSLGQHIVLRGMVNGLEVQRAYTPISPGNAEGYFEVLMKCYEAGLMSQYIKTWKKGDKVFWRGPFGGFPYRPNKHGELLMLASGTGLTPMLPILHSITDDEEDETFVTLVACFRTFDKIYLKPLLQDLARYWNIRIFYVLSQETSLEKLPWSYQQNTYTGRLSEDLMKTIVNSCRRKPFVLICGSSAFIEDMGRYLKAAGIEENSCFVF, encoded by the exons ATGGAGGTGGTACGGGGTGGGGCGGTGGGTGCCATGTTGGTGAGTCCGGAG ACAATGAGTGGAAATGAGGACGACTGGCTAGCTCTCAAACCCCAGGAACCTTCTCCATCCCAGTGCTGCGGCAGCGGCTGCAAACCCTGCATCTATGATGTGTATGAGAAGGAGCTTGCACAATGGGAGAGggccaaagcaaagcaagacaaaagCCTCCTCGTGAAAAAGAAGGGGCAG AGCAATAATTCAGAACTGAATCCAGATACATTTACTGCATTCAACATAAGCTCTGTGGAGCAGCTAACAGAGGACACCTACCAGTACAAATTTGAATTACCAGGAAATAGCAGTCTGCGATTGAGTTTAGGACAACATATCGTGTTAAG AGGAATGGTGAATGGTTTGGAAGTCCAGCGAGCCTATACTCCAATTAGCCCAGGAAATGCAGAAGGCTACTTTGAAGTTTTAATGAAG tgCTATGAAGCTGGGCTAATGTCACAATAcataaaaacatggaaaaaaggaGACAAGGTCTTTTGGCGTGGGCCGTTTGGAGGGTTCCCATATCGACCTAATAAG CATGGAGAACTCCTGATGCTGGCATCTGGTACCGGCCTCACACCAATGCTTCCCATCCTCCACTCCATAACAGATGATGAAGAGGATGAAACCTTTGTAACTCTTGTTGCCTGCTTCCGTACATTTGACAAAATTTATCTGaaacctcttctccaggatCTGGCTCGGTACTGGAACATCAGAATATTTTATGTCCTAAGCCAG gaAACATCACTGGAAAAACTTCCTTGGAGCTATCAGCAAAACACATACACTGGTCGTCTCAGTGAAGACTTGATGAAGACAATTGTAAATTCCTGCCGAAGAAAGCCATTTGTATTAATCTGTGGCTCTTCTGCATTCATTGAAGATATGGGTAGATATTTGAAAGCTGCAGGAATTGAAGAAAAttcctgttttgtgttttag
- the CYB5RL gene encoding NADH-cytochrome b5 reductase-like isoform X4: protein MSGNEDDWLALKPQEPSPSQCCGSGCKPCIYDVYEKELAQWERAKAKQDKSLLVKKKGQSNNSELNPDTFTAFNISSVEQLTEDTYQYKFELPGNSSLRLSLGQHIVLRGMVNGLEVQRAYTPISPGNAEGYFEVLMKCYEAGLMSQYIKTWKKGDKVFWRGPFGGFPYRPNKHGELLMLASGTGLTPMLPILHSITDDEEDETFVTLVACFRTFDKIYLKPLLQDLARYWNIRIFYVLSQETSLEKLPWSYQQNTYTGRLSEDLMKTIVNSCRRKPFVLICGSSAFIEDMGRYLKAAGIEENSCFVF from the exons ATGAGTGGAAATGAGGACGACTGGCTAGCTCTCAAACCCCAGGAACCTTCTCCATCCCAGTGCTGCGGCAGCGGCTGCAAACCCTGCATCTATGATGTGTATGAGAAGGAGCTTGCACAATGGGAGAGggccaaagcaaagcaagacaaaagCCTCCTCGTGAAAAAGAAGGGGCAG AGCAATAATTCAGAACTGAATCCAGATACATTTACTGCATTCAACATAAGCTCTGTGGAGCAGCTAACAGAGGACACCTACCAGTACAAATTTGAATTACCAGGAAATAGCAGTCTGCGATTGAGTTTAGGACAACATATCGTGTTAAG AGGAATGGTGAATGGTTTGGAAGTCCAGCGAGCCTATACTCCAATTAGCCCAGGAAATGCAGAAGGCTACTTTGAAGTTTTAATGAAG tgCTATGAAGCTGGGCTAATGTCACAATAcataaaaacatggaaaaaaggaGACAAGGTCTTTTGGCGTGGGCCGTTTGGAGGGTTCCCATATCGACCTAATAAG CATGGAGAACTCCTGATGCTGGCATCTGGTACCGGCCTCACACCAATGCTTCCCATCCTCCACTCCATAACAGATGATGAAGAGGATGAAACCTTTGTAACTCTTGTTGCCTGCTTCCGTACATTTGACAAAATTTATCTGaaacctcttctccaggatCTGGCTCGGTACTGGAACATCAGAATATTTTATGTCCTAAGCCAG gaAACATCACTGGAAAAACTTCCTTGGAGCTATCAGCAAAACACATACACTGGTCGTCTCAGTGAAGACTTGATGAAGACAATTGTAAATTCCTGCCGAAGAAAGCCATTTGTATTAATCTGTGGCTCTTCTGCATTCATTGAAGATATGGGTAGATATTTGAAAGCTGCAGGAATTGAAGAAAAttcctgttttgtgttttag